Proteins found in one Hevea brasiliensis isolate MT/VB/25A 57/8 chromosome 18, ASM3005281v1, whole genome shotgun sequence genomic segment:
- the LOC110652001 gene encoding vacuolar-sorting receptor 1-like has protein sequence MREKLGFFLCLWLLLCVSCFGGFVVEKNSLKVTSPDSVEGVYECAIGNFGVPQYGGTLVGTVVYPKENQKACKGFNEVDIAFKSKSGALPTFLLADRGDCYFTLKAWNAQNGGAAAILVSDDRNEPLITIDTPEEENDKYLQNINIPSALISKSLGDSIKKALSVGELVNINLDWREALPHRDERVEYEFWTNSNDVCGPTCDSQMEFVRNFKGAAQILEKKGYTQFTPHYITWYCPEAFILSKQCKSQCINHGRYCAPDPEQDFSIGYAGKDVVVENLRQACFFKVANERGKPWLWWDYVTDFAIRCPMKDKKYTKQCADKVIQSLGVDLNKIDKCIGDTEADVENPVLKAEQDAQIGKGFRGDVTTLPTLVVNNKQYRGKLDKGPVLKAICADFEETTKPAICFHRRYAYLKETGEDFDEEGTSLASSVDIATKLERMGLGEDLEEDKRE, from the coding sequence ATGAGGGAAAAGCTAGGTTTTTTCCTTTGTCTTTGGCTTTTGCTGTGTGTGTCTTGCTTTGGTGGATTTGTTGTTGAGAAGAACAGCTTGAAAGTAACTTCGCCAGATTCAGTGGAGGGGGTGTATGAATGTGCTATTGGGAATTTTGGGGTTCCTCAGTATGGAGGGACTTTAGTTGGGACTGTGGTTTATCCAAAAGAGAATCAGAAAGCGTGCAAGGGATTCAATGAAGTTGATATCGCCTTCAAATCAAAGTCTGGAGCTCTACCCACTTTTCTTCTTGCCGATCGAGGAGATTGTTACTTCACCCTGAAGGCCTGGAATGCACAGAATGGTGGAGCAGCAGCTATTCTGGTTTCAGATGACAGGAATGAACCACTGATTACGATAGACACCCCTGAAGAAGAAAATGATAAATATCTGCAAAATATCAACATTCCTTCAGCCCTTATCAGCAAGTCATTGGGAGACAGTATCAAGAAGGCTCTGTCTGTTGGGGAGTTGGTTAACATAAATCTTGATTGGAGAGAGGCTCTTCCACATCGTGATGAGCGTGTTGAATATGAGTTCTGGACAAACAGCAATGATGTGTGTGGGCCAACGTGTGACAGCCAGATGGAGTTTGTCAGGAATTTCAAAGGTGCAGCTCAGATACTTGAGAAGAAGGGTTACACTCAATTCACCCCACACTATATAACATGGTATTGCCCGGAAGCATTCATTCTGAGCAAACAATGCAAATCCCAGTGCATAAACCACGGTAGGTACTGTGCTCCAGATCCTGAGCAGGACTTTAGCATTGGATATGCTGGAAAAGATGTCGTGGTTGAAAATCTGCGACAAGCTTGCTTCTTTAAAGTGGCCAACGAACGGGGAAAGCCATGGCTTTGGTGGGATTACGTCACCGACTTTGCAATCCGTTGCCCAATGAAGGATAAGAAATACACTAAACAGTGCGCAGATAAAGTCATCCAATCTCTTGGTGTTGACCTCAATAAGATAGACAAGTGTATAGGCGACACTGAGGCAGATGTGGAAAACCCTGTTCTAAAAGCTGAACAAGATGCCCAGATTGGAAAAGGCTTTCGTGGGGATGTGACTACACTGCCAACTCTTGTTGTTAACAACAAACAGTATAGAGGTAAGTTGGATAAAGGGCCAGTTCTTAAGGCTATTTGTGCAGATTTCGAAGAGACCACAAAACCGGCCATATGTTTTCATCGGAGATATGCATATTTGAAGGAGACAGGAGAGGACTTCGACGAGGAGGGTACCTCGTTAGCAAGCAGTGTGGATATTGCAACTAAGCTAGAAAGGATGGGACTGGGAGAAGATCTTGAGGAGGATAAGCGAGAGTAG